The following is a genomic window from Saprospiraceae bacterium.
TTGGATTGATTATCTTCATTTGGAAATTTTATTTGCCGGATTATATTGATTTGCTTTAATATTTTGCAATGCCAATGATACTGTTTCTTCCATTCTTTTTTGCCTTGTTTCAGGCTTTTTAGCATTATATATCCATTCGAGAATACCTCTTTTGGTTGATTTGGAAAATTTTTCCCAATTTTCAAATGCAAGCGGTGCTGCTTCAAACAGTTGTTTCATGTCTGATGGTACAATCAGGTTGTCCACAACATCAAGCGCGGTCCAGGTATTTGTTTTTTTAGCTAATTCCACCATGTAAAGACCGGCTGTATGCATCAATCCTTTTTGCATCAATGAAGCTACTTTTTCCTTATTGATTTTACTCCAGTTGCTCTTTGGATTTCTCTTAGCAAAATACTGGTAATAGCTTTCGTTATCCCTTTTATTGACTAAACTATCCACCCATCCAAAACATAATGCTTCATCCACAGCTTCAGAATAATATACACTTGGAATATTACTTTCCATTTTATAGATGATCAGCCATACGCTCTTTTCATTTTCATGGTTGTCGGAAAGCCATTTGCTCCATGACTCCTGACTATCTGCATAAAAAGTTTTTGTGCCTTTGTTCAGTTCCATTTTTCAAGTAAAAGTATGAAGATCCAGAAATTTAAGTTTTACATTAAGATGCCATCTATCAATGCAAGCTCATCTACGCTAAACGTATAATTTTTAAGACACTGAATGGAATCTGTAACTTGTTCAGACTTACTAACTCCAATAATTACAGATGTCACCCTTTCATCTTTTAGTATCCATGCCAGTGCCATTTGCGCCAGATTTTGTCCTCGTTTTATGGCCAATTCGTTCAATTGTTTTACCTTTTCAATTTGTGAAGCCGTTATTTGAGATTCTTCCAGAGCTCCATTCCCTCTGTGAGATGTTGCCCTTGAATCTTTGGGTATACCATTGAGATATTTATTGCTGAGAAGTCCCTGTGCCAATGGAGAAAACGCTATACATCCTACTGCGTTTTCTTTCAATACATTCAACAATCTGGCTTCCACCCATCTGTCAAACATGGAATATTTGGGTTGATGGATAAGGCATGGAGTACCTAGTCGTTTAAGGATTTGAAAAGCCTGCTGGGCTTCCTCCGCCTGGTAGCTGGATACACCCACATAAAGTGCTTTGCCTTGTCTGACCATCAAGTCAAGTGTTGACATAGTTTCTTCCAAAGGAGTGTAAGGGTCAGGCCTGTGATGATAAAAAATATCCACATAATCCAATCCCATTCTCTTTAAGCTTTGATCCAGACTTGCTACCAGATATTTTTTTGAACCCCAGTTGCCATAAGGGCCTTCCCACATGCCCCATCCAGCCTTTGTGGAAATAATCAGCTCATCCCGATATCCGGCAAAATCTGTTTTAAGAATTTTACCAAAGTTTTCTTCCGCCGAACCTGGAGGAGGACCATAATTATTTGCCAGATCAAAATGTGTTATGCCACTATCAAAGGCCAATTGTAAAATACCCCTTGCATTTTCGAATGAATCAATGTGTCCAAAGTTATGCCATAACCCAAGAGAAATAGCCGGTAACATCAGGCCACTTTTACCACATCGGCGATATTCCATGCTCTTGTAGCGCTCAGTATTAGGTATATATTGCATTGAATTTATTTTTTGAAGTAAAATAGATGATCCATGTATGGATTTGCCGTAAAGATAATTAATCGGTTTTTAACATCAAAGTACTCTATTGCATTGGTGTGTTTAACAAATTGCACAAATACTTAAATTTTAGTGCAAAAAATGGGATACACCCTTTATTAAGGATACACTTTATAACTCAGATATTACATCAAAACCCTTGAAACTTCCAGTTATTGCTAATCCAGATACTATTTTTGCAACTTTCTTGTTTTTAACTTTTGCAGCTATTTCGTTGATTGTAGATCCACTTCCTACAGCATCATCAATAATGAGTATATGATTATAACTTTTTTGGCTTGGAACTACAAAAGTATTTTTAGCATTTGCCACTCTTTCAAATATTTTAGACAAGGCTTTTTGAGGTATAATTATATTTGTCTTAATTTTGCTTATTTGAATTTGAGGTAAATTGATAGCCAAATATTTTTCTAGAACATCCATAATTTGGACTTTTCTGTTTATAGTTGGTGGAACAAATAGTACTGCGTCAATATTTTTGGATTGAATTAAATTCAGAATTCTCTGTTTTATCTCATTCACTATAATTGTCATTAAATTTTTATTTTGACCTTGCTTGGCATAATGCATTAAAGTACCTAAACGGGTCTTACCAAATCTTTCTATAGCGTAGAAGTCTAAATAATACAATTCATCAACATAGACTTGGCCAATTCCACTTGTATTTTTTAACTTTTCCAAACCGCTGATTAAACTTTCACTATCGAAATATTCTAAGTATTTTTTTCTTGTTTGAATGAATTCTTCTATGGTTTTTTCTATAGGCAAATTTTGTCTTTCACACCAATACTTCATAGCTTGGAGACCTTCTAACTTTTGGCCCAAAGGATCAATGGCTATAAAATGTCTTTGTAAAAACAATTCTTGGTCATAGGTTATATTTATATGATGGCTATTATCCGTTAGCTTTAGTAATGTATAATAAACTTTTGGAGGTAAACCCACCTTAACAATTAAATTATCACTTTCTAATTCCAAAATCAATCTATGAACGTATTGCCTGGAAACGGAAAGAGCATTAGCCATTTCATGAATGCTAATCTGATCATTTTTTTGAAGTAATTTTAAGATTTTATCTCTTGTCTTCATAGCACAAAGGTATTACATTTTGTTTACAGTAAACTATTTACTGTAAACAAAATGTATATTTTTAATAAAATTAATTCAATAAATTATTTTTATTTCCACAAAATGGAATTTCAGAAGGTAAAAAAAATGGAGAAAATACAGGTATAGGTGCTTTCAGCAATGTGGTGGTCATGACGACCTTTAATAATTCTGATGAATATATTAAAATTGGCAATAACAAAGGTATAGGAAAATTTGCTGATCGTGGAGCTGGCGGACTATACGTAAGCGATAAATAGGAACGTATTAGGTCAAATGATTTCTTACTTTAGTACTGATTGCTTTTTTTACTTTTTTCCAAGTCTGGCCTTTCAAACTTACAGGTTCTTCGCTGTCCTCGGCATCGTCAAAATAAACTATGGCCTGTGGTACGGTGATTAATAAATTTTGAGTGCTGTATTTTTCTTTATGAAAGGATTCAAACTGAGCCACTGAATAATGTTGTAGTAATTCGGCAATATCCCAAAAATCCTTCTTTTTTGCTCTGCCCAGAATGGCTTGCACCTTCATGGCAACGATATCTTCCAGACTATACATCCTGACTCCATCTTCTTCTACGATAGGTCTGATCAGTGGGTGCGGAAACCTGACGATATCAACTTTGATATTATCGATATAGCAGAAGATGCCAAATTTTGGAGGTTTTTGTTCAATGACTACCGTAGATCCAAAATGAGATTTTAATTGTTCAATGATTACAATATTATCAAACTTTGAGTTTGTAAAAAGGTCTAAATCTACTGAAATTCTATGTCCATATTTTAATGATAAAGCAGTACCGCCTACAAGGCTAAAGTCTTGTAGTGTTGACAATGTCATTAGTTCTTTTAGTATGGAAAAAGTTCCGGGTTCAACTGTCTCAAGGTGTAACATCTGAAATCTTCAATGGGTCTATCAATAACGGCACTAGCCAAATAAATTCTAGTGAGTGGTAAAAATTTTTCATTCAACAACACATCAGTGATCTTTTCATCTCCATAATATCGCCTGCAATTGCGAATATCAGGAACATCGCCCCTTTCAAACACTCTTTCAATGACAAAGGCGGCACGTTTGTCATAATCAAGTTTTTCGAAATCGACATCCCAAAAAATCCTTTTATTGAAGACTGGTTTTTCTTTTACTTTCTGAGACATACATCTTTTGTATTATTTCTCCACAAAGATAAGATATTATGAATAATTTTATTTATAGTTGCAATATTTTGTGTGTATAACCAATTGC
Proteins encoded in this region:
- a CDS encoding YdeI/OmpD-associated family protein; amino-acid sequence: MELNKGTKTFYADSQESWSKWLSDNHENEKSVWLIIYKMESNIPSVYYSEAVDEALCFGWVDSLVNKRDNESYYQYFAKRNPKSNWSKINKEKVASLMQKGLMHTAGLYMVELAKKTNTWTALDVVDNLIVPSDMKQLFEAAPLAFENWEKFSKSTKRGILEWIYNAKKPETRQKRMEETVSLALQNIKANQYNPANKISK
- the mgrA gene encoding L-glyceraldehyde 3-phosphate reductase, with translation MQYIPNTERYKSMEYRRCGKSGLMLPAISLGLWHNFGHIDSFENARGILQLAFDSGITHFDLANNYGPPPGSAEENFGKILKTDFAGYRDELIISTKAGWGMWEGPYGNWGSKKYLVASLDQSLKRMGLDYVDIFYHHRPDPYTPLEETMSTLDLMVRQGKALYVGVSSYQAEEAQQAFQILKRLGTPCLIHQPKYSMFDRWVEARLLNVLKENAVGCIAFSPLAQGLLSNKYLNGIPKDSRATSHRGNGALEESQITASQIEKVKQLNELAIKRGQNLAQMALAWILKDERVTSVIIGVSKSEQVTDSIQCLKNYTFSVDELALIDGILM
- a CDS encoding winged helix-turn-helix transcriptional regulator, with protein sequence MKTRDKILKLLQKNDQISIHEMANALSVSRQYVHRLILELESDNLIVKVGLPPKVYYTLLKLTDNSHHINITYDQELFLQRHFIAIDPLGQKLEGLQAMKYWCERQNLPIEKTIEEFIQTRKKYLEYFDSESLISGLEKLKNTSGIGQVYVDELYYLDFYAIERFGKTRLGTLMHYAKQGQNKNLMTIIVNEIKQRILNLIQSKNIDAVLFVPPTINRKVQIMDVLEKYLAINLPQIQISKIKTNIIIPQKALSKIFERVANAKNTFVVPSQKSYNHILIIDDAVGSGSTINEIAAKVKNKKVAKIVSGLAITGSFKGFDVISEL
- a CDS encoding nucleotidyl transferase AbiEii/AbiGii toxin family protein, whose product is MLHLETVEPGTFSILKELMTLSTLQDFSLVGGTALSLKYGHRISVDLDLFTNSKFDNIVIIEQLKSHFGSTVVIEQKPPKFGIFCYIDNIKVDIVRFPHPLIRPIVEEDGVRMYSLEDIVAMKVQAILGRAKKKDFWDIAELLQHYSVAQFESFHKEKYSTQNLLITVPQAIVYFDDAEDSEEPVSLKGQTWKKVKKAISTKVRNHLT